In Pseudophryne corroboree isolate aPseCor3 chromosome 2, aPseCor3.hap2, whole genome shotgun sequence, the sequence agtgggcgtggcctcttgaaaagtgggcgtggtctcgtcccccagcagtgccagctacacatgacatgccctccagcagtgccagctacacgtgctagtgttcactttttagggcaggttgctgatcacagggagggcacatttttaagttaggtgggcaaaatgatgtacatactgtaatgcttgttgttcccatttccacacgctaaagtatggacagtgcgcgccgaaggcgcgcagcaaaaatttaggggagttacttcgtggggaaggtgcgtagccacattatagtggcaattcacattacaccacacagtagtgcagctaatacacattgcaccaggtagaacctcctataagagcacgttagacacattgcgccaggtagagcactgagacacactgcccagccacagacgcctagcgggaacactacatgatatgccccccagcagtgccagctacacatgacatgccccccagcagtgccagctacacgtgacatgccccccagcagtgccagctacataaatggccacacagttccagatggataaatgcccccacagcgcagatatgcccccacagtgccacatacattaatgccctcacagtgcaagatatgcccccacagtgcaagaaatgtccccacagtgcaagaaatgcccccacagtgcaagaaatgcccccacggtgccagatacataaatgcccccacggtgccagatacataaatgcccccacggtgccagatacataaatgcccccacggtgccagatacataaatgcccccacggtgcctgatacataaatgcccccacggtgcctgatacataaatgcccccacggtgcctgatacataaatgcccccacggtgcctgatacataaatgcccccacggtgcctgatacataaatgcccccacggtgccagatacataaatgcccccacggtgccagatacataaatgcccccacggtgccagatacataaatgtccccacggtgcctgatacataaatgcccccacggtgcatgatacataaatgcccccacggtgcatgatacataaatgcccccacggtgcctgatacataaatgcccccacggtgcctgatacataaatgcccccacggtgcctgatacataaatgcccccacagagccagataaatgcccccacagtgccagatatgcccccacagtgccagatatgcccccacagtgccagaaatgcccccacagtgccagataaatgcccccacagagccagataaatgcccccacagagccagataaatgtccccacagtgccagataaatgcccccacagtgccagataaatgcccccacagtgccagataaatgcccccacagtgccagatatgcccccacagtgccagatatgcccccacagtgccagatatgcccccacggtgccagatatgcccccacggtgccagaaatgcccccacagtgccagataaatgcccccacagtgccagataaatgcccccacagagccagatatgcccccacagtgccagatatgcccccacagtgccagatatgcccccacagtgccagatatgcccccacagtgccagatatgcccccacagtgcctgatatgtccccacagtgcctgatatgcccccacagtgccagaaatgcccccacagtgccagataaatgcccccacagagccagataaatgcccccacagagccagataaatgcccccacagagccagataaatgcccctacagtgccagaaatgcccccacagtgccagaaatgcccccacagtgccagataaatgcccccacagagccagataaatgcccccacagagccagataaatgcccccacagagccagataaatgcccccacagtgccagaaatgcccccacagtgccagaaatgcccccacagtgccagatatgtccccacagtgcctgatatgcccccacagggccagatatgtccccacagtgcctgatatgcccccacagtgccaaatatgcccccacagagccagatatgcaatgcccccacagtgccagaaatgcccccacagtgccagaaatgccccccacagagccagaaatgcccctacagtgccagaaatgcccccacataaccaaaaatgccccgtgtgccagaaatgcccccacagtgcggatctccccccccccccaaaaaaaaatacctgcggcgctggggaggagtactgctgtccgcctgtgtgggagcgctggcgggcgggcgggaggccgggcgagtgagcctgagcctgggtccgggctggcgggcggccacttgtgcaggcgggctatgcgcggcgccggcgtctgacgttagataccggcgccgcgcagcgcgcatacacagcgcgaccgccaaatgctgcagcagcacacacacagggccggctccagcatcgaatatggcggcgccagcgcgtggcgcccattaagggtggcgccctgcgcggccgctctattcgaacatgcctagagccggccctgcccgtctataccccatggtccttacggagtccccagcatcctctacggactaggagaaaaagatttaccggtcggtttaaaatcttattatatctgcctcccctgcagtgcacatggttttgcccaactgctaacaaaattcctgctgcgatcaacttggaattacccccataataccgtATTAGCACATCGAATACCAGCTATGCAGTACTTTCTACACTGACCACTAGAGGTCCTTGTCTCTCTCAGAGACGAACAAAGCACAAGTGATAGACGGAGACACGTGACTATATACGACACTTGTGCGGCGGAGGAATGGAGTCACCTGACGGGGTACGTGAGCACACGCACAACGGGAAGCGGAATCACGTGACGGTGGCATAATGGAGGCGGCTCTGGAGCAGCATCTGGAGGACACGTAAGATTCAAATGCATGCGTCTTCTTTCACATTGTTACTTGGCTGTGTAGGCTGTGCGGAAGATAACTCTCATTATCTGGTGAAACTGCTGCATTGTCTTTTCTAACCCCGTATATAGCGGTTTATCACGTGACCAATTAGACAACGTGATGGGCTCCGATTACTGTGTGACACTAGTGGAATCGTAGCGCCTGTAATTTATTATCAAAAGCTCACAGGGGGAGATCAggttgtattattataatcatgaCTTAAAATACCATAGTAGTGGTTGTATAATTTAAAAAATtgttgataaatgatgatgaaaatAGGACAGATTGTACATAAGACAGGAAAATACAAAAGTAGACAATTAAAACAAAAAGTGGCAAGGGTGAGACAGGTTATGCCTGAACAGTAGGACAGCTCAAACAGTAGGAGTGGGGTGCTCAGGTTGGAGAGTGAGGGCAGAATATGTATCTGCAAACTGACAATTGTGCAAAACAGCAGGATTTCTCAGtggggtgcacacaacccaataatCCTGTTGTCATGGATCGCATTATTTTCATTTAATATTGTTTAACTCTTAAGGAGAAGACACATCCAATAACAACACTGTTGTAGCTCATCAAGGTGAGGTCACTCCTAGCCCTATGAGCAGGAAAagactgtattacagtatgtaagCGATACAACTGGTTCCGTTTATTTCATTCCAATTTGCTTACATGATATAGACATTTCTTGTGCTAGTGGGTGGACCGGAAGACTACTGTAGATGATtggtggatccctgggtacagttaCCTAAAATAAAGGGGGTCTTTTCAATCATCAGCTAAGTTAATAACATTCTTGTTTTCTGTGTTTAATGAAAAAGGGTAATACTTTTGTAGTAATAATTATATAGTCCTATAGACAGCCGAACACACATTTAATTGTAGATTTTAATGATGGCCACCTAGGCTTATAGCAGGCTCTACAATGATGGCACAAAAAGTTAATTTTTTTCATATATAAACTTTTCACTACGTATTTCTATACTTATAAAATAGACATGTTTCATCtgccacttttttctttttttcccgttctttttttctctctctctgtctcctataaACATACCCTGATCAGGTTCCTTTATCTCTCTCATTGCAGGATGAAAAATCCATCTATTGTTGGAATCTTATGCACTGACTCGCAGGGATTAAACTTGGGGTGTAAGTGTCTTACATTGAAATAATTTAGTTGGGGTTTgtgcatctgtctgttgcccctccccactagatttttagctcttcagagcagggccctctttcctcttgtctaagccctcttcttgacacatttcactcagcgaccatctttacctgctttttctcctgctggtaaatggcccctctctatctatggccgccagccccaagtagtacaatgattactccttcgttacttacatctaagctgtattatgctttgagaattgtggtgctctttgttacctgcactccatttttgttatttatttactgttatgctaagttttgtctccctgtactgtcctttgttacggcgctgcgaaacacttgtggcgccctataaataaaatgtaataataataattgggtaTGTTACATGTGAGTTGTAACTCCCATATTATTAGCAATCCATGTTGCTCTTTGATGCCTATGCGTGTGTAAATTAAGGAGGGACCCTCCACCTGTGGTACGGACCCTGCAAAGGCGTACAGTACATTTCTTTTAACAACCTCTTCTTTCCTTGAAGGCTGTGGAAGTCTCTCTGATGAGCATGCTGGTGTGATCTCTATCCTTCCTCAGCAGGCAGCTAAGCTTACGCTCGACCCAACCGATGTGCCTGTTGTTTGTCTGGAATCTGACAGCGGGTATGCAACACTTATTACATCCTTAATGCCTGATTGTCAAGTACATTGGATTGTAACCCACATAGTACAAGTAACTCTGCTGTCAGAAAGATATTGGGATTTAACATAGTGTGGTTTTTCAAAATTGCTGACTTTTACAGCACAATTTAAAGTGGCAAATGTGTTTTTAAAGGCAGAGCCCACTATGTTGGGTTAGAAAACATACCCCATTCTATTATTGGATACTTCAGCGATTGTTACATACTGTCCTTCATCTGTTATGTGTTCTGGGGGTgtcatgaggttttttttattttttgggtgtcgttttcactGTCACAGCacagggaatcccaattagtgcattgtGTCTCTTCGCATTGCTCACTAAGCTTTGGACAAGGTGCCTTGCTCTACTAATgcagcactcgccacaggttactattcccattcgtagtccacgtggatggtaaaaaaTGATTAAGTtgagaaaaaatttaaaaaactcatATGCTGTGTTGACATTAACATGCtccaaaggtcgacatggcaacctaatgcatgttgaccatttgtggTTAATTTATTAACTGTCGACCTTACATCCAGATACCAGGTGTCATGTGGGGAGTTTGACTAGTTGTAGGATcagagccggtgctagggtgttcggcgcctccctgcaaattataaatttgcgccctctctcctatACTAAATAAAGGTATAGTGCATGCTGAAAAACAGTGGTGTGGTCTCGCAAGgaagggcgtggtcacacaaacaatagcaccccaattcaaattacgccacacagtagctcaATCTTATTCACAATTCACCGCACAGtgaccctgattcatattacaccacatagtagtgcttcttattcatgttacgacacacagtagcacaatcttattcacaatacaccgcacagtgaccgtttcatattacaccacatagtagtgcttcttattcatgttacgacacacagtagcacaatcttattcacaatacaccgcacatagttaccctgattcatattacaccacatagtagtacctcctcttattcatgttacgccacacagtagtgacacTTCTACACaatacccatagtagtagcgccgcttatactcataatgcccacaatagtactgccacttatacacataatgccaatagtagcagtgccgcttatacacataattcccaccagagttgtgccgcttatacacgtaatgtTGCTTACACGCACACTGCCGGCGGCAGTAGTGGCGCTTACACGGACACTGCCGGTGGCAGTAGTGGCGCTTACACGGACACTGCCGGCGGCAGTAGTGGCGCTTACACGCGCACTGCCGGCGGCAGTAGTGGCGCTTACACGCGCACTGCCGGCGGCAGTAGTGGCGCTTACACAACTAAAGTCCACAGCAGCACCccctatacaaataatgcccacactattgccactttctctgacgtcctagtggatgctgggtactccgtaaggaccatggggaatagacgggctccgcaggagactgggcactctttaaagaaagattaggtactagatctggtgtgcactggctcctccctctatgcccctcctccagacctcagttagaatctgtgcccggccagagctggatgcacttagtgggctctcctgagttcactataaagaaagtatttgttaggttttttattttcagtgagatctgctggcaacagactcactgatacgtgggacttaggggagagaagcaaacctacctgcttgcagctagcttctgcttctaaggctactggacaccattagctccagagggatcgaacacagggcccgacctcgatcgtccgttcccggagccgcgccgccgtcccccttgcagagccagaagacggaagattccgggagaaaatcggcggctgaagactccggtcttcaataaggtagcgcacagcactgcagctgtgcgccattgctcccacagcacaccacatgctccggtcactggtgggtgcagggcgggggggggggggggggggggcgctctgtgtgctggcatactctctctctgtctccccaaaggactttgtggggtcctgtcctcagtcagagcattccctgtgtgtgtgtgtggtgtgtcggtaccttggctggcaaatatatcaccatatatagccccagaggctatatatgtgataaataccccggccagaatccataaaaaagcgggagaaaagtcagcgaaaaaggggcggagctatctccctcagcacactggcgccattttctcttcacagtgcagctggaagacagctccccaggctctcccctgtagttttcaggctcaaagggttaaacagagagggggggcactaaatttaggcgcaatattgtttatacaagcagctattgggggaaaaatcactcagttatagtgttaatccctgcattatatagcgctctggtgtgtgctggcatattctctctctgtctctccaaaggactttgtggggtcctgtcctcagtcagagcattccctgtgtgtgtgcggtgtgtcggtacggctgtgtcgacatgtttgaggaggacgcttacgtggaggcggagcaggagccgttaGTTGTgaggtcgccccctgcggggcagacaccagagtggatggatatgtggaaggtattaaccgacagtgtcaactccttgcataaaaggttcgatgacgtaacacctttgggacagccggcgtctcagcccgcgcctgcccaagcgtctcggaggccatcaggggctcaaaaacgcccgctagctcagatggcagacacagatgtcgacacggagtctgactccagtgtcgacgaggatgagacaaatgtacaatccacaagggccatccgatgcatgattacggcaatgaaaaatgtgttgcacatttctgacattaacccggttaccacaaaaaagggtattatgtttggggagaaaaagcagccagtaacttttcccccatctgatgagttaaatgaattgtgtgaagaagcgtggtgttccccggataagaaattagtgatttctaagcggttactaatggcgtaccctttcccgccaacggataggttacgctgggagacatcccctagggtggacaaggcgctcacacgcttatcaaaaaaggtggcacggcCGCCTTAaatgagcctgcagatagaaagcaggaggctatcctgaagtctgtgtatacacactcaggtactatactgcgacctgctattgcttcagcatggatgtgtagtgctgcagcagcatggtctgattccctgtcagataacattgattccctcgacagggatactattttgctaaccatagagcatattaaagacgtagtcttatatatgagggatgcaccagagggacatttgccggctggcatctagaattaatgcaatgtccatttctgccaggagagtattatggactctgcagtggacaggtgatgctgattctaaaaggcacatggaagttttgccttataagggtgaggaattatttggggacggtctctcggacctcgtgtccacagcaacagctgggaagtcgacttttttaccccaggttccctcacagcctaagaaagcaccgtattatcaagtacagtcctttcggccccagaaaggcaagcgggtcagaggcgcgtcctttctgcccagaggcaggggggtagagggaaaaagctgcaccagacagccagttcccaggaacaaaaatcctcccctgcttccactaagtccaccgcatgacgctgggtctccacaggtggagccaggtgcggtgggggcccgtctccggaacttcagcgaccagtgggttcgctcacaggtggatctctgggttctacaagcggtatctcggggatacaagctggagttcgagacgtctccccctcgccgttacctcaaatcagccttgccagccactcccaaggaaagggaggtagtactggcggcaattcacaagctgtacctccagcaggtgataatcaaagttcccctccttcaacagggacggggttactattccacaatgtttgtggtaccgaaaccagacggttcggtgagacccattctaaatttgaaatccttgaacacttatataaggaagttcaagttcaaaatggaatcactcagggcggttattgcaagcctggaagagggggattttatggtatcactggacatcaaggatgcttacctacatgtccccatttacccacctcaccaggagtacctccgatttgtggtacaggactgccattaccaatttcagacgttgccgtttggtctgtccacggcaccgagggtatttaccaaggtaatggccgaaatgatgatactccttcgaaggaagggagttataattatcccatacttggacgatctccttataaaggcgaggtccatggagcagttgttggtcggagtagcactatctcaggaagtgctacaacagcacggctggattctgaatatcccaaagtcgcagctggttcctacgacacgtctgctgttcttgggtatgattctggacacagaacagaagaaggtgtttctcccagaggagaaggccaaggagttgtcatctctggtcagagacctcctgaaaccaaaacaggtgtcggtgcatcactgcacgcgagtcctgggaaagatggtagcttcttacgaagcaattcccttcggcaggttccatgcaaggatctttcagtgggatctgttagacaagtggtccggatcgcatcttcagatgcatcggttgatcaccctgtccccaagggtcagggtgtctctgctgtggtggctgcagagtgctcatcttctcgagggccgcagattcggcattcaggactgggtcctggtgaccacggatgcaagccttcgaggttggggggcagtcactcagggaagaaacttccaaggacaatggtcgagtcaggagacttccctacacataaatattctggaactaagggccatttacaatgccctaagtcaagcaaaacccctgcttcaaaaccagccggtgctgattcagtcagacaacatcacggcggtcgcccatgtaaaccgacagggcggcacaagaagcaggatggcgatggcagaagccacaaggattctccgatgggcggaaaatcacgtgatagcactgtcagcagtgttcattccgggagtggacaactgggaagcagacttcctcagcaggcacgacctccacccgggagagtggggacttcatccagaagtcttccagctgattgtaaatcgttgggaaaggccacaggtggacatgatggcgtcccgcctcaacaaaaagctaaaaagatattgcgccaggtcaagggaccctcaggcgatagctgtggacgctctagtgacaccgtgggtgtaccagtcggtttatgtgttccctcctcttcctctcataccaaaggtactgaggataataagaaagagaggagtaagaactatacttatcgttccggattggccaagaagaacttggtacccggaactacaagaaatgatctcagaggacccttggcctctgccgctccgacaggacctgctacagcaggggccctgtctgttccaagacttaccgcggctgcgtttgacggcatggcggttgaacgccggatcctgatggaaaagggcattccggttgaagtcattcctacgctgattaaagctaggaaggatgtgacagcaatacattattaccgcatatggcgaaaatatgttgcttggtgtgaggctatgaaggccccaacagaggaatttcagctgggtcgatttctgcacttcctacagtcaggagtgactatgggcctaaaattgggatccataaaagtccagatttcggccctgtctattttctttcaaaaagaactggcttcactgcctgaagttcagacatttgttaagggagtgctgcatattcagcccccttttgtgcctccagtggcaccgtgggatctcaacatagtgttggatttcctaaaatcacattggtttgagccacttcagaccgtggagttgaagtatctcacgtggaaagtggtcatgcttttggccttggcttcggctaggcgtgtgtcagaattggcggctttgtcatgtaaaagcccttatctgatcttccatatggacagggcagaattgaggactcgtccccaatttctccctaaggtggtatcagcgtttcatttgaaccaacctattgtggtgcctgcggctactcgggacctggaggattccaagttgctggacgtagtccgggccctaaaaatctatgtttccaggacggctagagtcagaaaaactgactcgctgtttatcctgcatgcacccaacaagctgggtgctcctgcttctaagcagactattactcgctggatctgtagcacgattcaacttgcacattctgcggctggactgccgcatcctaaatcggtaaaagcccattccacgaggaaggtgggctcttcttgggcggctgcccgaggggtctctgctttacaactttgccgagctgctacctggtcgggatcaaacacgtttgcaaaattctacaagtttgataccctggctgaggaggaccttgagtttgctcattcggtgctgcagagtcatccgcactctcccgcccgtttgggagctttggtataatccccatggtccttacggagtacccagcatccactaggacatcagagaaaataagaatttactcaccggtaattctatttctcgtagtccgtagtggatgctgggagcccgtcccaagtgcggacttctgcaatacttgtatatagttattgcttaactatagggttactgttctgagccatctgttgaatgaggctcagttttttgttcatactgttaactgggtatagttatcacaagttgtacggtgtgattggtgtggctggtatgagtcttaccctggattccaaatcctttcctagtaatgttagctcttccgggcacagtttccctaactgaggtctggaggaggggcatagagggaggagccagtgcacaccagatgtagtacctaatctttctttaaagagtgcccagtctcctgcggagcccgtctattccccatggtccttacggagtacccagcatccactacggattacgagaaatagaattaccggtgagtaaattcttattttctcttacgtcctagagga encodes:
- the LAMTOR5 gene encoding ragulator complex protein LAMTOR5; the protein is MEAALEQHLEDTMKNPSIVGILCTDSQGLNLGCCGSLSDEHAGVISILPQQAAKLTLDPTDVPVVCLESDSGTIMIQKHDRLTVAVHKMSS